One Blastocatellia bacterium DNA window includes the following coding sequences:
- a CDS encoding RNA methyltransferase, which yields MLIDKITSRQNPLIKKFRDVRQGHERHLLLIEGIRLMEEAISSELHFEVIAYTDQLHKTERGRKLYSQLLNLSCRGALVTESIMTAMSDVVSPQGVAAIVQIPYSSLDDAISKPLPLVVVAQQLQDPGNIGTIIRTAEAVGVDSLITTVGTVNPFSLKALRSSMGSAFRLPLILNLRSQQIVEFCNTHNLQIVVASNKASKDYSELNWTVPTALVVGSEANGVDPIVVKAAKESILIPMTKPVESLNVSSATAILLYEALKQRAGKSS from the coding sequence ATGTTAATAGATAAAATTACTAGTCGTCAAAATCCTTTAATTAAGAAATTTCGTGATGTTCGTCAAGGTCATGAAAGACATTTGCTTCTCATAGAAGGTATACGCTTAATGGAAGAAGCTATAAGTTCTGAGCTACATTTTGAAGTAATTGCCTACACAGATCAATTACATAAAACAGAACGAGGAAGAAAGCTTTATAGCCAACTCTTAAATCTTTCCTGCCGAGGTGCATTAGTAACAGAGTCCATAATGACAGCAATGTCTGATGTTGTTTCTCCACAGGGGGTAGCGGCTATAGTACAAATACCTTATTCTAGTTTAGATGATGCAATTAGTAAGCCTTTACCATTAGTAGTTGTAGCACAACAATTACAAGATCCTGGCAATATTGGAACTATCATACGTACAGCAGAAGCTGTAGGAGTAGATAGTTTAATTACTACGGTTGGCACAGTTAATCCATTTAGCTTAAAAGCTTTAAGATCCTCGATGGGATCAGCCTTTCGCTTACCTTTAATCTTAAATCTACGTAGCCAACAAATAGTTGAGTTTTGCAATACTCATAATTTACAAATTGTTGTTGCTAGTAATAAAGCTAGCAAAGACTATAGTGAACTTAATTGGACAGTACCAACAGCATTAGTAGTTGGCTCTGAAGCCAATGGAGTAGATCCTATAGTAGTTAAAGCAGCTAAAGAGAGCATATTAATTCCAATGACAAAACCAGTGGAATCGCTAAATGTCTCATCTGCTACAGCTATACTGCTTTATGAAGCATTAAAACAAAGAGCAGGTAAAAGCAGTTAG
- a CDS encoding threonylcarbamoyl-AMP synthase, translated as MNNISLGLQIEQAAKIIKTGAIVAFPTDTFYGLACDPFNANSVEKLYQIKKRSGNKAILLLVSSIVMLDRCVDWEKMSKEAMQQFELLAKSFWPGPLTIVFPALSTLPKNLVSENQTIGIRYPKYDIAQKFTQASGGIITATSANLSGQANAETAQEVFSQLGDTIDYILDAGPSPGGKASTLIDLSCSPPKIIREGAIETKDIQLVLSNNLITS; from the coding sequence ATGAATAACATTTCGTTAGGTTTACAAATTGAGCAAGCTGCAAAAATAATTAAAACCGGGGCTATAGTAGCCTTCCCAACAGATACATTTTATGGTTTAGCTTGTGATCCATTCAATGCTAACTCGGTGGAAAAACTTTACCAGATCAAAAAACGCTCTGGCAATAAGGCAATATTATTATTGGTTTCTTCAATAGTAATGTTAGATAGATGTGTTGATTGGGAGAAAATGTCTAAAGAAGCCATGCAGCAATTTGAATTATTAGCTAAAAGCTTCTGGCCCGGGCCCCTAACTATTGTATTTCCTGCTCTTAGCACTTTACCAAAAAATTTAGTGTCTGAAAATCAAACTATAGGAATTCGTTACCCCAAATATGATATTGCCCAGAAATTTACTCAAGCATCAGGTGGAATTATTACGGCTACAAGTGCTAATTTATCAGGGCAGGCTAATGCAGAAACGGCTCAAGAAGTTTTCTCCCAGCTAGGTGACACAATAGATTATATTTTAGATGCTGGCCCAAGTCCCGGTGGTAAAGCATCTACGCTAATTGATCTAAGTTGTAGTCCTCCAAAAATTATTCGTGAAGGAGCTATTGAAACTAAAGATATTCAACTTGTGTTAAGCAATAACTTAATAACAAGCTAA
- a CDS encoding gamma-glutamyl-gamma-aminobutyrate hydrolase family protein codes for MLNQTQKPLIGIPTRINYNDDSFYLRRYYSEAIYNAGGIPVYLPLIPEVDYIETVANNLDGVVLSGNNSDVDPLRYGQGPHIKLGTVSDERDETDLLLLQACESRKLPILAICYGMQILNVYRGGTLFQDLESQIDEVLKHQQEGSYTRVSHSIKIKEESLLAILAGGNTARVNSHHHQGVDTLGRDLEPIAWSADGLVEAVINTRVDQFILGVQWHPEAGWEKDSLSQALFKHFISRTMRR; via the coding sequence ATGTTAAATCAAACGCAAAAACCTTTAATTGGTATTCCTACACGTATAAACTATAATGATGATTCATTTTACTTAAGACGTTATTATAGTGAAGCTATCTATAATGCTGGTGGCATCCCTGTTTATTTACCATTGATTCCAGAAGTTGATTATATAGAAACAGTTGCTAATAATTTGGATGGAGTAGTCTTATCAGGAAATAACAGTGATGTTGATCCATTAAGATATGGACAAGGGCCCCATATAAAATTAGGTACAGTATCTGATGAAAGAGATGAAACAGATCTTTTACTTCTACAAGCTTGTGAAAGCCGCAAACTACCAATACTAGCAATTTGTTATGGTATGCAAATACTTAATGTTTATAGAGGTGGCACGCTTTTTCAAGATTTAGAGTCTCAAATTGATGAAGTCTTAAAACATCAGCAGGAAGGCAGTTATACCCGTGTTTCTCATAGCATAAAAATAAAAGAAGAAAGTTTATTGGCTATTTTAGCTGGTGGCAACACAGCTAGAGTTAATAGCCATCATCATCAAGGTGTAGATACATTAGGAAGAGATCTTGAACCTATTGCATGGTCAGCAGATGGACTTGTAGAGGCTGTGATTAATACTAGAGTAGACCAATTTATTTTAGGTGTTCAATGGCACCCTGAAGCAGGTTGGGAAAAAGATTCTCTCTCTCAAGCGTTGTTTAAGCATTTTATTTCTAGAACTATGCGTAGATAA
- a CDS encoding fatty acid desaturase: MSAQSSLVQERPWERPWWKPSKKNYLTFVYMVVVHILAIVGITLQVLGLTGVIDYALPSGKVMLGTFILTVLGGLGTTVCYHRALSHRALKLNKVVEHILIFFTVLNGNGSPLTWVANHREHHAKADTEEDTSSPRHGGFWWAHLRWVYQWPGSELKKWAPDMDKTQYHFWDKALPYIILFAMVWGIIWGWQAFFWLGAIRMLYSLHFQMVVNSVLHLSPGSVMGEDSSRNIGWLGPFQLGAWGENWHHNHHNAANVAKFSRHWTQIDVGWYCIFILEKLGLARDVRLPREKN; this comes from the coding sequence ATGAGCGCACAATCAAGTCTCGTGCAGGAGCGTCCTTGGGAACGTCCTTGGTGGAAACCTAGCAAGAAAAATTATTTAACTTTTGTTTATATGGTTGTTGTACATATTTTAGCTATAGTAGGTATTACCTTACAGGTTCTTGGACTTACTGGAGTAATAGATTATGCTTTACCAAGTGGTAAAGTAATGTTAGGAACTTTTATATTAACCGTTTTAGGTGGTTTAGGAACAACGGTTTGTTATCACCGTGCTTTGTCACATAGAGCATTAAAACTTAATAAAGTTGTAGAGCATATTTTAATATTTTTTACAGTTCTAAATGGTAATGGTTCACCGCTAACTTGGGTTGCTAATCACCGCGAACACCATGCAAAAGCTGATACAGAGGAAGACACTTCTAGCCCTAGACATGGTGGTTTTTGGTGGGCGCATCTTCGATGGGTCTATCAATGGCCCGGATCAGAGCTTAAAAAATGGGCACCAGATATGGATAAAACACAATATCATTTCTGGGATAAAGCCCTGCCTTATATCATATTGTTTGCTATGGTTTGGGGGATTATTTGGGGATGGCAAGCATTTTTTTGGCTAGGTGCAATTCGTATGCTATATTCCTTACATTTTCAAATGGTAGTTAATAGCGTACTTCATCTTTCACCAGGCTCTGTTATGGGAGAAGATTCTAGCCGTAATATTGGTTGGTTAGGGCCTTTTCAGCTAGGTGCTTGGGGAGAAAATTGGCATCATAATCATCATAACGCTGCTAATGTAGCAAAATTTAGCCGTCATTGGACACAAATAGATGTTGGTTGGTATTGTATTTTTATCTTAGAAAAACTTGGTTTAGCTAGAGATGTACGTCTACCTAGAGAAAAAAATTAG
- a CDS encoding LysM peptidoglycan-binding domain-containing protein, whose protein sequence is MEIYIPQVPSTGSDTQTNPNGYIVQPGDTLESIAAQFGVEINELIAANFKDGSVGELVAGQELEIPLDPNVTGFIEHNVKRGDTKENIATQYQVSENVLLRANPSLANTPTLPPNFLVKIPQFTANKADEANKNNNLPDSYTMKLGDTLAEIAKKHGVSTEELKKANPEIADINKNYPGMVIKFAQSKKPLEENNSQIKDSFTAGVGFDNFSKLRFQMMGNQKSLDNPLTPPGFGTNQTPINQHEEEQEKKPDQKRRPAMPAPFDKWAEFIYLAAEKYAVEASLIAAIIWQESGGNNIIGKNGHGCGLMQIDDRRYNDWLRSNQQGLDPATNIDFGTSIVKKCLDHFRGDPKLALAAYSVGIETIEWAMKSNLPDMIGSRYAFDVLSQREYFRKFFED, encoded by the coding sequence ATGGAAATCTATATCCCTCAAGTCCCATCTACTGGTTCCGACACACAAACTAACCCAAATGGTTATATTGTTCAGCCAGGAGATACCCTAGAAAGTATTGCAGCGCAATTTGGTGTAGAAATTAATGAGCTTATTGCTGCAAATTTTAAGGATGGTTCAGTAGGTGAATTAGTAGCAGGTCAAGAATTAGAGATTCCTTTAGACCCAAATGTTACAGGATTTATTGAACATAATGTTAAACGAGGCGATACAAAAGAAAATATTGCTACACAATATCAAGTTAGCGAAAATGTTTTATTAAGAGCTAATCCTTCGCTAGCAAATACACCAACATTACCTCCAAATTTCCTGGTAAAAATACCTCAGTTTACTGCTAATAAAGCTGATGAAGCTAATAAAAACAATAATTTGCCAGATAGTTATACAATGAAATTAGGAGACACTTTAGCGGAAATTGCTAAAAAACATGGTGTTTCAACTGAAGAATTAAAAAAAGCTAACCCAGAAATTGCGGATATAAATAAAAACTACCCTGGTATGGTAATTAAATTTGCCCAATCCAAAAAGCCTTTAGAAGAAAATAATAGCCAAATTAAAGATAGTTTTACGGCAGGTGTTGGTTTTGATAATTTTTCTAAACTCCGTTTTCAAATGATGGGCAATCAAAAATCGCTAGATAACCCTTTAACACCGCCAGGTTTTGGTACTAATCAAACTCCTATAAACCAACACGAAGAAGAGCAGGAAAAGAAACCGGATCAAAAACGTCGTCCTGCTATGCCTGCTCCCTTTGATAAATGGGCTGAATTTATTTATCTAGCGGCAGAAAAATATGCAGTAGAAGCATCTTTAATTGCTGCAATTATTTGGCAGGAAAGTGGCGGTAATAATATTATTGGTAAAAACGGTCATGGATGTGGGCTAATGCAAATAGATGACCGCCGTTACAATGATTGGTTACGTAGTAATCAGCAAGGTTTAGACCCTGCAACCAATATAGACTTTGGCACTTCTATTGTTAAGAAGTGTTTAGATCATTTTAGAGGTGATCCAAAACTAGCTTTAGCCGCTTATTCTGTTGGAATAGAAACTATAGAATGGGCAATGAAAAGCAATTTACCCGATATGATAGGCAGTCGCTATGCTTTTGATGTCCTTTCACAACGAGAATATTTTAGAAAATTTTTTGAGGACTAA
- a CDS encoding DUF2585 family protein, translated as MTVNSKKLPIILIIFIVLTTSVILYFQGRSLICTCGTVFLWVGDIWSSNNSQHLFDPYSFTHLLHGFLFGWLLLLPKKKFSYSWKLTLVVLTESIWEIVENSNFIINRYRENTLALGYQGDTIINSLSDILMCATGFSLARYLGFKKSLIVFVITEIILLLWIRDNLTLNIIMLLYPLESIKTWQMGNQ; from the coding sequence GTGACAGTGAATAGTAAAAAACTTCCAATAATTCTTATTATTTTTATAGTATTAACTACTTCAGTAATACTATATTTCCAAGGTCGTTCATTAATTTGTACTTGTGGGACAGTTTTTCTTTGGGTAGGGGATATTTGGAGTTCAAATAATTCTCAACATCTATTTGATCCGTATAGTTTTACGCATTTATTACATGGCTTTTTATTTGGTTGGCTACTTTTATTACCTAAGAAAAAATTTTCTTATAGTTGGAAATTGACATTAGTAGTACTAACAGAATCTATTTGGGAAATAGTTGAAAATTCTAACTTTATAATAAATCGCTATCGGGAAAATACCTTAGCACTTGGTTATCAAGGCGATACAATTATAAACTCGCTAAGTGATATTTTAATGTGTGCAACAGGTTTTAGCCTTGCTAGATATTTAGGATTTAAAAAGTCTTTAATTGTTTTTGTTATAACAGAAATTATTTTGCTACTTTGGATTAGGGATAATCTAACACTAAACATCATTATGTTGCTATATCCTTTAGAAAGCATTAAAACTTGGCAAATGGGAAATCAATAA